In one window of Zhihengliuella sp. ISTPL4 DNA:
- a CDS encoding GlxA family transcriptional regulator, with protein MQTVACVVQDGFAPFEFGVACEAFGLDRSADGVPNFDFRIVAPRPGVVRSKIGFSINVEHDLSFAAEADLVVFCPVPREMWGSIDPLLIQTARDAVARGAWVMSVCSGSFILAAAGVLDGRRATTHWMYAHTMAEMYPAVDIDPDVLFVQDGRIITSAGTAAGIDACLHLLRQELGAEITNRIARRMVVPPQRDGGQAQFIDRPIPVVPTDSLAAVADWAVEHLRDELTVDQLAARALMSPRTFARRFKAEYGATPAAWLGRQRIIQAQRLLERTELPLEHIATECGFGSAAVLRQNFARVLGVTPTAYRARFSCATVPAA; from the coding sequence ATGCAGACCGTCGCGTGCGTGGTGCAGGACGGCTTCGCGCCGTTCGAGTTCGGGGTCGCCTGTGAGGCGTTCGGTCTGGACCGGTCGGCCGACGGGGTGCCGAACTTCGACTTCCGCATCGTCGCGCCGCGTCCCGGTGTCGTGCGCTCGAAGATCGGGTTCTCGATCAACGTGGAGCACGACCTGTCGTTCGCCGCCGAAGCCGACCTCGTGGTGTTCTGCCCGGTGCCGCGGGAGATGTGGGGGAGTATCGACCCCCTCCTGATCCAAACGGCTCGCGACGCCGTCGCTCGCGGCGCCTGGGTGATGAGCGTGTGCAGCGGCTCGTTCATCCTGGCCGCGGCCGGTGTGCTGGACGGGCGGCGTGCCACGACGCACTGGATGTACGCGCACACGATGGCCGAGATGTATCCGGCTGTGGACATCGACCCGGACGTGCTGTTCGTGCAGGACGGTCGCATCATCACGAGCGCCGGGACCGCCGCGGGCATCGACGCCTGCCTGCATCTGCTGCGGCAGGAGCTGGGGGCGGAGATCACCAACCGCATCGCCCGACGCATGGTGGTGCCGCCGCAGCGTGATGGGGGACAGGCGCAGTTCATCGACCGACCGATCCCGGTCGTCCCCACGGACTCCCTCGCGGCGGTCGCGGACTGGGCGGTGGAGCACCTCCGCGATGAGCTGACCGTCGACCAGCTCGCCGCCCGGGCGCTCATGTCACCTCGCACCTTCGCGCGTCGATTCAAGGCCGAATACGGGGCGACTCCCGCCGCGTGGCTGGGACGGCAGCGGATCATCCAGGCGCAGCGTCTCCTCGAGCGCACGGAACTCCCGCTGGAGCACATCGCGACGGAGTGCGGCTTCGGTTCCGCGGCTGTGCTCCGACAGAACTTCGCCCGCGTGCTCGGTGTGACCCCCACCGCTTACCGCGCCCGCTTCTCCTGCGCCACCGTCCCCGCTGCCTGA
- a CDS encoding NRDE family protein: protein MCTVVIDVEAAGSARLLAVRDEDPAREWDALGAWWPEEYPGVIGIRDRRAGGAWLAVNPVERRLAVLLNRADVQDLSASAAVSRGTLPLAAVTGRSPQDAPPMHGFNLLDVGPEGARVLSWDGAELRETPVEPGTHMIAHDDLDDEETPRIAAWLPEFRALGPAAASADWAAEWTALLGASAALPPEDDRAIIRDNRPHGYPTQSLLYAVATVTPAGVDVRDVTLPSPAHWH, encoded by the coding sequence GTGTGCACGGTGGTGATCGATGTCGAGGCCGCGGGTTCCGCGCGGCTGCTGGCCGTCCGCGACGAGGACCCGGCTCGGGAGTGGGATGCCCTGGGCGCGTGGTGGCCCGAGGAGTATCCGGGGGTGATCGGCATCCGCGACCGCCGCGCCGGTGGGGCCTGGCTCGCCGTGAACCCCGTGGAACGACGCCTCGCCGTGCTCCTCAACCGCGCCGACGTGCAGGACCTCTCCGCGAGCGCGGCCGTCTCCCGCGGCACCCTTCCGCTCGCCGCGGTCACCGGGCGCTCCCCGCAGGACGCCCCACCGATGCACGGCTTCAATCTGCTCGACGTCGGTCCGGAAGGCGCCCGGGTGCTGTCCTGGGACGGCGCCGAGCTCCGGGAGACTCCGGTCGAGCCCGGGACGCACATGATCGCCCATGACGACCTCGACGACGAGGAGACCCCGCGCATCGCCGCGTGGCTCCCGGAGTTCCGCGCTCTGGGGCCCGCCGCGGCGAGCGCCGACTGGGCGGCCGAGTGGACCGCGCTCCTCGGAGCCTCCGCGGCCCTGCCCCCGGAAGACGATCGCGCCATCATCCGCGACAACCGCCCGCACGGGTACCCGACGCAGTCCCTCCTCTACGCGGTCGCCACGGTCACGCCCGCCGGCGTCGACGTCCGCGACGTCACCCTCCCCTCCCCCGCCCACTGGCACTGA
- the coaBC gene encoding bifunctional phosphopantothenoylcysteine decarboxylase/phosphopantothenate--cysteine ligase CoaBC: MNIVVGVTGGIAAYKTVHLVRLLTKAGHDVTVVPTEDALRFVGLPTWEALSRHPVTTSVHDDVARVRHVALGQGADLVVIAPATANSLAKMTAGLADDLLGTTLLATEAPVLVAPAMHAEMWRNPATQANIATLRDRGVHVVGPADGELAGGDSGPGRMVEPEEIFAAAQALLTPGDLAGVRVVVSAGGTREPIDPVRFLGNRSSGRQGVALAAEAAARGAEVALVAANVSGDVLAEARHPHVRIIRVGTAAELATAMKEEAPAADIVLMAAAVADYRPVEVSARKLTKDRGGVGTIELVENEDIVAALVEKRREGQLIVAFAAETPEDETELLARARGKQERKGVDLLVVNEVGWEQGFERGENAVHILGPGGVVARTAAGSKREVAAAVWDEVARER, encoded by the coding sequence GTGAACATCGTCGTCGGAGTCACGGGCGGCATCGCCGCGTACAAGACGGTGCACCTCGTGCGCCTGCTCACGAAGGCCGGTCATGACGTGACCGTGGTGCCCACCGAGGACGCGCTGCGCTTCGTGGGCCTGCCGACCTGGGAGGCGCTGAGCCGGCACCCGGTGACGACGAGCGTGCATGACGACGTCGCCCGCGTACGGCACGTCGCCCTGGGGCAGGGGGCTGACCTCGTCGTGATCGCCCCAGCGACGGCGAACTCCCTCGCGAAGATGACCGCGGGCCTGGCCGACGACCTCCTCGGTACGACGCTGCTCGCGACCGAGGCGCCGGTGCTCGTCGCGCCGGCGATGCACGCGGAGATGTGGCGGAACCCGGCCACCCAGGCGAACATCGCGACGCTCCGGGACCGCGGCGTCCACGTGGTCGGACCGGCCGACGGGGAGCTCGCCGGCGGCGACAGCGGCCCTGGTCGCATGGTCGAACCGGAGGAGATCTTCGCGGCGGCACAGGCGCTGCTGACGCCGGGCGACCTCGCGGGCGTGCGGGTCGTCGTCTCCGCGGGCGGGACGCGCGAGCCGATCGATCCGGTGCGCTTCCTCGGCAACCGGAGCAGCGGCCGCCAGGGGGTCGCGCTCGCGGCGGAGGCGGCGGCGCGTGGCGCGGAGGTGGCGCTCGTCGCCGCGAACGTCTCCGGGGACGTGCTCGCGGAGGCCCGCCACCCGCACGTCCGGATCATCCGGGTCGGTACGGCTGCCGAGCTGGCCACGGCGATGAAGGAGGAGGCGCCCGCCGCCGACATCGTGCTGATGGCGGCCGCGGTCGCCGACTACCGTCCGGTCGAGGTCTCCGCGCGCAAGCTCACCAAGGATCGCGGCGGGGTCGGCACGATCGAGCTCGTCGAGAACGAGGACATCGTCGCCGCGCTCGTCGAGAAGCGACGGGAGGGGCAGCTCATCGTCGCGTTCGCGGCGGAGACGCCCGAGGATGAGACCGAGCTGCTCGCCCGGGCGCGTGGCAAGCAGGAGCGCAAGGGCGTCGACCTCCTCGTGGTGAACGAGGTCGGCTGGGAGCAGGGTTTCGAGCGCGGCGAGAACGCCGTGCACATCCTCGGTCCCGGCGGGGTCGTGGCGCGGACCGCGGCCGGGAGCAAGCGCGAGGTGGCGGCGGCCGTCTGGGACGAGGTCGCCCGCGAGAGGTGA
- a CDS encoding ATP-dependent Clp protease ATP-binding subunit produces the protein MTTPQTGSPNQEQQSALEQFGINLTDRAREGKLDPVIGRDSEIRRVSQVLTRRTKNNPVLIGEPGVGKTAVVEGLAQRIVAGDVAESLKDKELVSLDISALVAGAMYRGQFEERLKQVLKEITESDGQVITFIDELHVLMGAGGGEGSVAASNMLKPMLARGELRLIGATTLNEYREFIEKDAALERRFQQVYVGEPTVEDTIAILRGLKGRYEAHHGVTISDSALVAAASLSNRYLPARQLPDKAIDLIDESMSRLKMEIDSSPVEIDQLKRQVDRLKLEELALKREKDAASKERLGTLRENLVELEKELAGLEARWARERQGLNRVGELKKQLDDAITQRDLAMRNADYTKASKLEYETIKRLERDIAEAEQAEATASSEPRMVNEQVTEEDIAAVIAAWTGIPVGRLLQGESEKLLHLENELGKRLIGQKDAVKAVSDAVRRSRAGISDPGRPTGSFLFLGPTGVGKTELAKALAQFLFDDEHAMVRIDMSEYGEKHSVSRLVGAPPGYVGYEQGGQLTEAVRRRPYSVILLDEVEKAHPEVFDVLLQVLDDGRLTDGQGRTVDFSNVILILTSNLGSPILIDPVLSVEEKREQVMALVRQAFRPEFLNRLDDIVMFQALTEDDLAQIVELSVDQLHDRLRDRRLTLAVTPGARSWLAERGYDPVFGARPLRRLIQTEVQNKLATALLSGGVHDGDTVRVDVAADGTGLVLTATTPEPEVDDDVIEAELLDD, from the coding sequence ATGACCACCCCGCAGACCGGATCCCCGAACCAGGAACAGCAGTCCGCCCTCGAGCAGTTCGGCATCAACCTGACCGACCGCGCCCGCGAGGGCAAGCTCGACCCCGTCATCGGACGGGACAGTGAGATCCGGCGCGTCAGCCAGGTGCTCACCCGCCGCACCAAGAACAACCCGGTGCTGATCGGTGAGCCCGGCGTCGGCAAGACCGCGGTGGTCGAGGGCCTCGCGCAGCGCATCGTCGCGGGCGACGTCGCCGAGTCCCTCAAGGACAAGGAGCTCGTCTCGCTCGACATCTCCGCCCTCGTCGCGGGCGCGATGTATCGCGGCCAGTTCGAGGAGCGCCTGAAGCAGGTCCTCAAAGAGATCACCGAGTCCGACGGCCAGGTCATCACGTTCATCGACGAGCTGCATGTGCTGATGGGCGCGGGCGGGGGTGAGGGGTCGGTCGCGGCCTCGAACATGCTCAAGCCGATGCTGGCCCGCGGCGAGCTCCGGCTCATCGGCGCCACCACGCTCAACGAGTACCGCGAGTTCATCGAGAAGGACGCCGCGCTCGAGCGCCGCTTCCAGCAGGTGTACGTGGGCGAGCCGACCGTCGAGGACACGATCGCGATCCTCCGTGGGCTCAAGGGCCGTTACGAGGCGCACCACGGGGTGACCATCTCCGACAGCGCTCTCGTGGCCGCGGCCTCGCTCTCCAACCGCTACCTGCCCGCGCGGCAGTTGCCGGACAAGGCCATCGACCTGATCGACGAGTCGATGTCGCGCCTGAAGATGGAGATCGACTCCTCTCCCGTCGAGATCGACCAGCTCAAGCGTCAGGTCGACCGCCTGAAGCTGGAGGAACTCGCGCTCAAGCGGGAGAAGGACGCCGCGTCCAAGGAGCGTCTCGGCACCCTCCGCGAGAACCTCGTCGAGCTCGAGAAGGAGCTCGCCGGGCTCGAAGCCCGGTGGGCGCGGGAGCGGCAGGGCCTGAACCGGGTCGGTGAGCTGAAGAAGCAGCTCGACGACGCGATCACCCAGCGTGACCTCGCCATGCGCAACGCCGATTACACGAAGGCGTCGAAGCTCGAGTACGAGACGATCAAGCGTCTGGAGCGCGACATCGCCGAAGCCGAGCAGGCCGAGGCCACCGCCTCGAGCGAGCCGCGCATGGTGAACGAGCAGGTCACCGAGGAGGACATCGCCGCCGTGATCGCGGCCTGGACCGGCATCCCGGTCGGGCGGCTGCTGCAGGGGGAGAGCGAGAAGCTGCTGCACCTGGAGAACGAGCTCGGCAAGCGCCTCATCGGCCAGAAGGACGCCGTCAAGGCGGTGTCCGACGCCGTGCGCCGCTCGCGGGCGGGCATCAGCGACCCCGGTCGCCCCACCGGCTCGTTCCTGTTCCTCGGCCCGACCGGTGTCGGCAAGACCGAGCTGGCCAAGGCGCTCGCGCAGTTCCTCTTCGACGACGAGCACGCCATGGTGCGCATCGACATGTCGGAGTACGGCGAGAAGCACTCGGTCTCGCGGCTCGTCGGCGCCCCTCCGGGGTACGTCGGCTACGAGCAGGGTGGTCAGCTCACCGAGGCCGTGCGGCGTCGTCCGTACAGCGTGATCCTGCTCGACGAGGTCGAGAAGGCGCACCCCGAGGTGTTCGACGTGCTGCTGCAGGTGCTCGACGACGGGCGGCTGACCGACGGGCAGGGGCGCACGGTCGACTTCTCGAACGTGATCCTCATCCTGACCTCCAACCTGGGCTCGCCGATCCTCATCGACCCCGTGCTCTCCGTGGAGGAGAAGCGGGAGCAGGTGATGGCCCTCGTGCGCCAGGCGTTCCGGCCGGAGTTCCTGAACCGCCTCGATGACATCGTGATGTTCCAGGCGCTCACCGAGGACGACCTCGCGCAGATCGTGGAGCTCTCGGTCGACCAGCTGCACGACCGGCTGCGCGATCGTCGGCTCACGCTCGCGGTCACCCCCGGCGCGCGGTCGTGGCTGGCCGAGCGCGGCTACGACCCGGTGTTCGGCGCCCGCCCGCTGCGTCGTCTCATCCAGACCGAGGTGCAGAACAAGCTCGCGACAGCCCTCCTCTCCGGCGGCGTGCACGACGGCGACACCGTCCGGGTGGACGTGGCGGCCGACGGCACGGGCCTCGTGCTCACCGCGACGACCCCCGAGCCGGAGGTCGACGACGACGTGATCGAGGCGGAGCTGCTCGACGACTGA
- a CDS encoding nitroreductase family protein: MSTPVIDRTAPTEHPVLDVLAGRWSPRAYDAQQPIDEAKLATALEAARWSPSANNIQPWRFIVARRGTALHAQIVDALMGFNQAWAGNAAVLVVAIAETATADGTPISHAFYDLGQAVAHFSVQAHHDGLVVHQMSGFDPEVVREFADLEPRFTPATVIAVGEFGDIEALPEVLQEREVAPRVRRPIAETVVLSA, translated from the coding sequence GTGAGCACTCCCGTCATCGACCGCACCGCCCCGACCGAGCACCCCGTCCTCGACGTCCTCGCCGGCCGCTGGAGCCCCCGCGCCTACGACGCGCAGCAGCCGATCGATGAGGCCAAGCTCGCCACCGCCCTCGAGGCCGCCCGTTGGAGCCCCTCCGCCAACAACATCCAGCCGTGGCGTTTCATCGTCGCCCGCCGCGGCACCGCCCTGCACGCCCAGATCGTCGACGCGCTCATGGGCTTCAACCAGGCCTGGGCCGGCAACGCGGCCGTCCTCGTCGTCGCGATCGCCGAGACCGCGACCGCCGACGGCACGCCGATCAGCCACGCGTTCTACGACCTCGGCCAGGCCGTGGCGCACTTCTCCGTGCAGGCCCACCACGACGGCCTCGTCGTGCACCAGATGAGCGGCTTCGACCCCGAGGTCGTCCGCGAGTTCGCCGACCTGGAGCCCCGCTTCACCCCCGCCACCGTCATCGCCGTCGGCGAGTTCGGCGACATCGAGGCCCTGCCGGAGGTGCTGCAGGAGCGCGAGGTCGCCCCGCGGGTTCGCCGTCCGATCGCGGAGACGGTCGTCCTCAGCGCCTGA